From a single Anomaloglossus baeobatrachus isolate aAnoBae1 chromosome 8, aAnoBae1.hap1, whole genome shotgun sequence genomic region:
- the IP6K2 gene encoding inositol hexakisphosphate kinase 2 — MSPAFGAMEVEHYAKGVLLEPFLHQVGGHSCVLRFNEKTICKPLIQREHLFYETLPAEIRKFTPQYKGVVSVSFEEDEDGNLCLIAYPLNRDQDNLENVDFMSDCSEAKSKLLRWSNKKGLLLENDNLTTKERVRQHRKEEKMKSHQLGEEFEWLKKSEVLYYSVEKKGNVSSQFKHNPWSMRCHQQQLQRMKENAKHRNQYKFILLENLTCRYQVPCVLDLKMGTRQHGDDASEEKKANQIQKCQQSTSAIIGVRVCGMQVYQTGTGQLMFMNKYHGRKLSVQGFKEALYQFFHNGKNLRRELIDPVIKKLTELKMVLEKQESYRFYSSSLLIIYDGKELPEVPLDSDSEDLGDLSEESSDESAGAYAYKPSSNKHTASNVDVRMIDFAHTTCKFYREDSVVHEGQDTGYIFGLQSLIAIIKEIRDDSSE; from the exons ATGAGCCCAGCATTCGGAGCTATGGAAGTGGAGCACTACGCAAAGGGAGTTCTGCTCGAGCCTTTTTTACACCAGGTCGGGGGACACTCTTGTGTCCTTCGCTTTAACGAGAAGACCATCTGTAAGCCCCTGATTCAAAGGGAGCACTTGTTCTATGAAACGCTCCCTGCAGAAATCCGAAAATTTACACCTCAATATAAAG GTGTGGTATCTGTAAGCTTTGAAGAAGATGAAGATGGGAATCTATGCCTTATTGCCTACCCTTTAAACCGGGACCAAGACAACTTGGAGAATGTCGACTTCATGTCGGACTGCAGCGAAGCCAAAAGCAAACTGCTCAGGTGGTCTAACAAGAAAGGTCTTCTGTTGGAGAACGATAACCTCACTACTAAAGAAAGGGTCCGACAACATAGGAAAGAAGAGAAAATGAAAAG CCACCAATTAGGAGAAGAATTTGAGTGGTTAAAGAAATCTGAAGTCTTGTATTACagcgtggagaagaaagggaacgtcaGCTCACAATTTAAGCACAACCCGTGGAGTATGAGATGTCACCAGCAACAGCTCCAGCGCATGAAAGAGAACGCCAAACACAGGAACCAGTACA AATTTATCTTATTGGAAAACCTGACGTGTCGGTACCAGGTACCATGTGTCCTGGATCTGAAGATGGGAACGCGGCAGCATGGTGACGACGCATCGGAAGAAAAGAAAGCCAATCAAATCCAGAAGTGTCAGCAAAGCACGTCTGCGATTATTGGGGTCCGGGTGTGCGGGATGCAG GTCTACCAGACAGGCACCGGGCAACTCATGTTCATGAACAAATACCACGGCAGGAAACTTTCAGTCCAGGGCTTTAAAGAAGCACTTTACCAATTCTTTCACAATGGGAAAAACCTGCGGCGGGAACTGATTGACCCTGTAATCAAAAAACTGACAGAACTTAAAATGGTTTTAGAAAAACAGGAGTCTTACCGGTTTTATTCCAGTTCACTACTCATTATATACGACGGAAAAGAATTACCGGAAGTTCCCTTGGACTCTGATTCGGAAGACCTCGGGGATCTATCGGAGGAGTCTTCGGACGAATCGGCAGGAGCCTACGCCTATAAGCCTTCCAGCAACAAACACACAGCCAGCAACGTAGACGTCCGCATGATAGACTTTGCACACACAACCTGCAAATTTTACAGGGAGGACAGCGTGGTACATGAAGGCCAGGACACCGGCTACATTTTCGGACTCCAAAGTTTAATAGCTATTATTAAAGAAATAAGAGACGACAGCAGCGAATAA